The DNA region CCGTCTCCAGCCTTGATGAAATTCGGGGTATAGTTGAAGACAGGGAAATCAATAGACCTCCTGAAATTCGCGAGAAACTCATGAAGCTCCATGAAATGGTGATGGATGAGAAAATTACTTCCGGTGGAGAAACTATATGGGACTTGGCGAATGAGATACAGGATGAGCTCTTCCCTCTTCAAGAAGCCATAGAGCACATAATGGATGTCCTGGAGAAAATCACTGATTCGGCCCCTGAGAATGATGATGAGTGACGGCATAGAAATTTCCTGGGGTATAAAGATGAGCAACCTTCTGCTCCTCCGAGCCAGGATCGCAGAGTTGGGCAAAACGCAACACAGCCTTGCCCTATTTCGATGAGTGATATATAATGAGGTCTGTTATGACAGAACAAGAAATTTTAGATCTCATTGCCCATGGGGAATCCCAGAGCCTGGAACTAAAAGATGCAGCAGTCAGGCCATCAGGCCTGGCGGAAACGTTGATTGCCTTTGCCAATACTAATGGCGGCAAAGTTATCATCGGGGTAAATGAAAAAACAAGACACGTATCAGGTATAAAGAAAAAGGAAGAAGTAATAAATACCATTCATCGGGCAGCCAATCTCCCTTGCGCTGAACCGGCGGTGAATATTTCCGTAGAGGAAGTAATTATCCAAAATAGCCTGGTTTTTGTGGTAACCGTGCCATATCAGCCAACGGCGTTATTTACCACCACAGGTAAAGTCCTTCTGCGGCGGGGATCAGAAAACATTCCCGCTTCTCAAAGTGAAATCGTCAACCTATCCAGCAAGCGGGGGCGGTTAAGATACGAAGCGACTGTTGTAGAAGAAGCGACACTCAAGGACATTGACTTCGAGCTTCTGAAAGAATATCGGGAAGCCTACGGAGAAAGGCGCGATAAAAAGCTTGCCCAACCTGATTTGGAGCTTTTGAACGCCTTGGGAAGTATTGTAAAAGTAGGAGAGGATTATAAGCCGACAGTGGCCGGCATACTCATTTTTGGCAGGGATCCTCAACGATTTCTCCCTCAAAGTGAAGTCCCGGTTGTAAGATATTCAGGAGAAGAAATTACCAAAGACTACCGTTCAAAAGAATTTACTGGAACGTTACCTCAGATTATTGAGAAAATCATTGATAGCGTTTCTGACCACATCCAGGTTGCTTCTATCCGGGGAGAGCCGCGATTAAAAGGCAGAAGAGAA from Thermodesulfobacteriota bacterium includes:
- a CDS encoding putative DNA binding domain-containing protein, with the translated sequence MTEQEILDLIAHGESQSLELKDAAVRPSGLAETLIAFANTNGGKVIIGVNEKTRHVSGIKKKEEVINTIHRAANLPCAEPAVNISVEEVIIQNSLVFVVTVPYQPTALFTTTGKVLLRRGSENIPASQSEIVNLSSKRGRLRYEATVVEEATLKDIDFELLKEYREAYGERRDKKLAQPDLELLNALGSIVKVGEDYKPTVAGILIFGRDPQRFLPQSEVPVVRYSGEEITKDYRSKEFTGTLPQIIEKIIDSVSDHIQVASIRGEPRLKGRREDIPDYSLPALREIIINAIAHREYQIRGSRIIIKCFTNHIQVWSPGSFVEPITPETIYSVGPFHRNPDIMKALYGYGYVEAYGDGMHLIKEQFEKHPLKPPLPEYKEAPGGVFTLVYAADLSKVIRKEKEETGIEIDLGERQEKAMSYLREKPSISKRIYMELNGISDKTAYLELTDLVKKEILIREGKGRSVVYKISAGIE